From the Selenomonas sp. oral taxon 920 genome, the window TCATCGCGGACGCGATATCAGTGTCAGTCAGGCGTTTGAGGCTGCAGGTATGTTTGCGGCGGGAAAGATGGACGAGCGTGAAATGACGGCGATTGAGGAACATGCTTGCCCGAGCTGCGGCTCCTGCTCCGGTCTGTTTACAGCAAATACGATGAACTCTCTGACCGAGGTGCTCGGTATGGGGCTTCCCGGCAATGGCACGATTCCAGCTCCATACACAGGCGAGCGTCGCTTGCTGGCAAAGCATGCGGGAGCGGTTATCCTTGATCTTGTTGAAAAAAATATCTGTCCGCGTGACATCATGACGCGTGAGGCATTTGAGAATGCGATCACGGTTGATATGGGGATCGGCGGCTCGTCGAATACGGTTCTGCATCTTACGGCGATTGCACACGAGGCGGGAATCGAACTTCCACCGCCGCTGTTCGATGAGATCAGCAGACGTACACCGTATATTACGAAGCTGAGCCCAGCGGGTACGCATCATATGCAGGATTTGAATGAGGCAGGCGGCATTACTGCGGTGATGAAGGAATTGTCCAAGAAGAATCTGTTGCATCTGGATGCGCTGACCGTTACGGGAACGGTACGTGAGCGCATTGCACACGCAGAGGTTCTGGACTCTACGGTGATTCACAGTGTGGATCATCCGTATCGTCCTGAGGGGGGACTTGCCATCCTGCGCGGAAACCTTGCTCCCGACTGCGCCGTTGTCAAGGCATCGGCGGTTGCAGATGATATGCTCGTGTATCGCGGTACAGCACGGTGCTTTAACTCTGAGGAAGACGGTGTCAACGCCATTATGGAGGGAAAGATTCACGATGGGGATGTGGTTGTCATCCGCTACGAAGGACCGAAGGGCGGTCCTGGTATGCAGGAAATGCTCAATCCGACGGCGGTCATTACGGGAATGGGGCTCAGGGTTGGACTGATTACAGACGGGCGTTTCAGCGGGGCAAGTCAGGGGGCTTGTGTTGGTCATGTATCGCCGGAGGCTATGTCGGGCGGGCCGATTGCACTGATCGAAGACGGCGACATGATTACAATTGATATTCCGAATCGTAAACTTGAACTCGAAATCAGTGACGAAGAACTTGCAAAGCGACGTGCAAACTGGGTACAGCCCGAACCTAAGATCAAAACGGGCTATCTTGCCCGCTATGCGAAGCTGACAACATCTGCAAATGCAGGTGCTGTTTTGCAGTAAAACATTTTGTAGCCCACAGGAGTTTGTATTCCTGTGGGTTGTTTTTATGGACGTTATTCGCTATAATGGCGTTACATTATTTTGGGAGAGTGGGGGCTCATATCAGATGCATATTGTCCTTGTCGAGCCGGAGATTCCCGGAAATACGGGGAATATTGCACGCCTTTGTGCCGGGACAGGGATGGCGCTTCATCTCGTGCGGCCGCTCGGATTTTCAACAGACGACAGACATTTGAAGCGGGCGGGGCTGGACTACTGGCATCTCGTCAATGTGCATTATCATGATTCTTTTTCCGATGTGCAAAAGCAGTATGAGGGGCATCCATTCTACTTCTGTACGACCAAGGCAGCGCATCTCTACTCTGATATTTCTTATACACCCGATGACGTTCTTGTCTTTGGCAAGGAGACGGCGGGATTACCGGAGCCCCTGCTGGCTGCTAATGAGGCACATACCATTCGTATTCCGATGCACGAAGGGGCGCGCTCTTTGAATCTGTCCAATGCTGTTGCTGTTGTTGCATATGAAGCGCTGCGTCAGAACTATTTTGCCGATTTATGTCTTAGCGGAACGGGATGCCATGGGGGATCGGATTGTAGATGAATAAGGATTTTGTGCGTGCCTGTTACAAAGAATTCGATACTGTACGCCTTTTTGCAGATGCCCCCATGCGTTTTCATACGACGTTTCGGATTGGTGGAGCGGCCGATTTGCTCTTCTATCCTAAGAATATAGAAGAAGTGCAGAAGATTATCTGTATAGCAAGGGAGTATGACGAACAGATTACATTCCTTGGGAATGGCTCCAATATTTTGATTCGCGATGGTGGTATTCGCGGGCTGGTGATACAATTTAGTAAAAAAATGGCGTTCATTTCGCGCGAGGACACAGATCTCATTGTTGGAGCGGGGGCTCTGCTGCGGGATGTTGCTGCTTTCGCACAAAAAAGTGGACTTTCTGGTTTCGAATTTGCCTGTGGTATTCCAGGGAGCATAGGTGGGGCAATTTTTATGAATGCCGGTGCCTACGATGATGAGATGAAGTCTGTTGTCGTTTCGGTAAAAACCGTTTCCCTCAGTGGCGCTGTCCGTGAATACTCTATGGAGGAACTTGATTTCAGCTATCGTCACAGCATTTTTCAAAACTCTGCCGAGGCCATTTGTGAGACACGGCTGCATCTGCATGAAGAGGACAGTGCGTTGATCTTGGAGCGTATGGCGGATTTGAATCATCGCCGTGAAAGCAAACAGCCTCTTGCTTATCCAAGTGCAGGAAGTACGTTCAAGCGTCCATCCGGATATTTTGCCGGGACACTGATCGACCAAACGGGATTAAAAGGGCTTACCGTCGGCGGAGCACAAGTCTCGCAAAAACATGCAGGATTTGTGATCAACATCGGGAATGCTACAGCAAATGATGTACAGCAGCTGATCTCGATCGTGCAGAAGCGAGTCTATGCAAAGCATGCAGTACAACTTTTTCCGGAACTGCGCATCATCGGTGAAGCCTGAGTAAAATCACAAAGACTACTGAGGAGTATCTTTCTTCTACATGGAAAAATATACGCAGCTTACTGATTTCTCGTCAAAATATCACAATATTGTCATTGCACTCGGTATGTTTGATGGTCTGCATATTGGTCATCAGGAGATCATTCGAACTGCCGTCATGAAAGCGCAGGAAATCAATGGAACTGCGCTTGTTTTTTCATTTTCAAATCATCCTCGCTCTGTTATTGCGCCGGAATGTACGCCGCATCGTATTGGCAGCGAGGCAATACGACTCCGCATCCTAAAAAATCTCGGTGTAGATGCCTTGGTAGAAGTTCCGTTTACTGTTGCTTTTGCCGAAACAACGGCTGACGATTTCGTTCGTTTGCTACGTCAATATTTTGCACCCAAGTATATTGTTGTGGGGGAAAATTACACATTTGGACGAGGAGGCAGGGGGTCGCCAAAACTCCTGAACGAACAGGCCGAGCACTATGCTTTTCAACTCATGGTATGTTCCTCAGTCATGCGTGAGGGTGCTCCTGTGAGCAGCACACGGATCCGCGCGCTGATAGCGAAGGGGGATTTGAAACGTGTCAGGGAGTATCTGGGGTACCCATTTACGATAATCGGCACAGTGATACATGGGCAGGCGCGAGGGCATAAACTTGGATTCCCAACTGCAAACATATCCCTGCATGAGGATTACGAACGTCTGCCGAATGGTGTTTATGCAGTAACGGTTCTACATCAGAATCGTTTCTATCATGCGGTGGCAAATATAGGGAATAATCCGACCTTTGATGGATGTGACCGACGGTTGGAGGTTCACATTTTAGATTTTTCCGGAAATCTGTATGACGCAGAAATTGTGGTTACATTTTATGCGAGAATACGGGATGAGCAGAAATTTCCTTCTGTTGATGCATTGATTGCCCAAATTGATGAAGATAAGAAAACATCTGTACGATTGCTTGAGGAAAGTTTTCATTTACAAGAAAATATTTCTATGGTAATATGATGAGCGCCAACAGAACCATGACTCAGATTGCGAGTAATCCGACGCTTTCTTAGTCAGTGGTGGAACTTTTATTAGGAGGATTCAATATGCTCACACAGGAAAAGAAGCAGGAGATCATCAAGGAATACGCGGTACATGAGGGAGACACAGGGTCGCCTGAGGTGCAGATTGCCGTTCTTACGGCGCGTATTCAGTATTTGACGGAACATCTGAAAGAACATAAGAAAGATCATCACTCACGCCGTGGGCTTCTGAAGATGGTTGGTCATCGTCGTCGCCTTCTGAGCTATCTGTATCAGACAGATATTGAGCGTTATCGCTCGATCATCACGAAGCTCAATCTGCGTAAGTAATATTTCCGATACGGAGAGAAAAGAGCGGGGGATTCCCCGCCTTTTTGCTATGGGGGACAAGGATTCCAAGATATTTTGTCGAATGCTTTTGTCATATGGAACGAATAGAGATACCTAGGAGGATATTATGCAATGTTTCGAAACTGAACTAGGTGGGCGCAAGCTTATCGTAGAGCATGGAAAGATGGCAAAGCAGGCAAACGGAGCCGTATTGGTTCGCTATGGTGATACCGTTGTCCTTGTGACGGCGACTGCCTCGAGTGCGCCGCGGGAGGGCGTTGATTTCTTTCCTCTCACGGTGGACTACGAAGAAAAAATGTATGCTGCTGGGAAGATCCCTGGAGGCTTTATCAAGAGAGAAGGACGTCCGAGCAGTGATGCAGTCCTTTGCGCACGTCTGATCGACCGTCCTATTCGCCCTCTATTTCCCGATGGCTTTCGGAATGACGTTCAAATTGTGGCGACGGTCTTGTGTGTTGAACAGGATAATCCTCCGGAAATCGCTGCGATGCTTGGTGCCTCGTGTGCACTCACTGTATCCGATATTCCTTTTATGGGACCGATTGCGGGCGTTCGTGTTGGCTATGTCGATGGCGCGTTCGTTATCAATCCTACGGAACAGCAGCGTGCTGTTTCTGAGCTGAATCTCACTGTAGCTGGTTCTTATGATGCTGTGATGATGGTAGAAGCGGGCGCTAATGAACTTTCCGAAGAAGTTGTGTTGGATGCAATTCTCTTTGGTCATGCCGAAATTCGTCGTCTTGTTGAGTTTCAGCAAACGATTCAAAGTGCTTGTGGCAAGGAAAAACAGACGCCCGCCATCTATACGGTATCGGAGGAACTGGAGTCTAAGGTACGTGCATATGCGGAGGATCGTCTCGACACTGCTACGCGGAACAGTGACAAGCTCATGCGTGATGCTGATATCGCAGCGATTAAGGCGGAGACGGTCGAGCATTTCATTGAGGAGTATCCGGAAGCGGCAAAGGAAATCTCGCAGATCCTCTACAAGATCGAAAAGGGCATTGTCCGTCATATGATTACGCACGAGAAGATCCGTCCGGACGGACGTGCGCTGGACGAGGTGCGCCCTGTCAGCTGCGAGGTTGGCATCCTGCCGCGTACGCACGGCTCGGGGCTCTTCACCAGAGGACAGACGCAGGTGCTTACCGTCACGACACTTGGCTCCATTGGAGATGAGCAGATCATTGACGGTCTGGGCCCTGAGACAACGAAGCACTATCTGCATCACTATAACTTCCCAGGGTACAGCGTTGGTGAGGCACGTCCGATGCGCAGCCCTGGACGGCGTGAGATTGGGCACGGAGCACTCGCGGAGCGTGCTCTCTTTCCGATGATTCCATCGATTGAGGACTTCCCCTATACGATCCGCCTCGTCTCGGAGATCCTCGAATCGAACGGCTCGAGCTCGATGGGGAGTGTCTGCGGGAGCACGCTGTCGCTTATGTGTGCCGGTGTTCCAATCAAGCGGCCTGTGTCCGGCGTTGCGATGGGACTTGTGCGCGATGGTGATGACTACTCCATCCTGACGGATATTCAGGGGATGGAGGATGCACTCGGCGATATGGACTTCAAGGTCGCCGGAACGACCAAGGGGATTACGGCAATTCAGATGGACATCAAGATTGCCGGAATCACGCGAGATATTCTCGCATCCGCTTTGGCTCAGGCAAAGCAGGGACGCGCGTTCATCCTTGAGAAGATGCTTGCCTGCATTGACAAGCCGGCAGCAGAGCTCTCACCCTATGCACCGCGTGTGGAAGTCATTACCATTGACATTGATAAGATTCGCGATGTCATTGGAACGGGCGGCAAGGTTGTCCGTAAGATCATTGATGAAACCGGTGTGGATGTCGATATTCACGAGGATGGAAATATTTTCATCACATCTCCGAATATGGATGCGATGGATCGCGCCCGCAAGATGATCGAAGATATTGTGCGCGAGGTCGAGGTGGGAGAGGTCTATACGGGGCGTGTTACACGTTTCCTGAAGTTCGGTGCCTTCGTTGAACTTCTGCCCGGCAAGGAAGGGCTTTGCCACATCTCACAGCTCGCAAAACACCGCGTGGAAAGTGTCGAGGATGTGGTGAAGATCGGCGACCAGCTTGAGGTCAAGGTCATTGAGATTGACGAGAAGGGGCGTATCAACGTCAGCCACAAGGCTCTTCTCTGATGATTCAGGTCTACACCGGAAACGGTAAGGGAAAGACAACAGCGGCAATTGGTCTTGCCATACGTGCTCTCGGGGCAGGGCGACGTGTCTTCATGATGCAGTTTATGAAGAGTCTTGCGTATAGCGAGCAGGGCCTCTTGTGTGAACTGCCCAATATGACACTCGAAACCAGCGGAAAACCCTTCTTTATTGCAGAAGAGGGGATGATGGATGAAAAAGCGCGGGAACAGCTTGGCGATGATGTCGTCATCTTTCCAAAAGGGCATCCGCCCGCCGATTACGTTGCCTTGCTTACCGCCGGTTTCCATCGAGTGATGGATGTCATTGCCAGGCATGAGGCAGATGTCGTCATCTTGGATGAGGTTAATATTGCTCTGTCTTTTGAGCTCTTGCAGCGGGAGCAGATGGAGCAGCTTCTGCAAGTCCTGCCTGCTGAGACAGAGCTTGTTTGTACGGGGCGAAATGCCCCACAATGGTTGATGGATCGTGCAGATCTCATCACCGAAATGCGGGAGATACGGCATTATTACGAACAGGACGTTCCTGCGCGTAAGGGAATTGAAAACTGAAGGAGAGAATTTATATGGAATCAATGATTCGGGATATTGCGCTGGCACCGTCCGGTCACGCAAAGATTGATTGGGTGAAGCGTTTTATGCCGGTGATGGCAGCAGCCGACAAGGAGTATTCGGTCACAAAGCCGTTCGCCGGCATCAAGATGGTCATTACTCTGCACCTTGAGGCAAAGACGGCCTACATGGCGACGATCTTCAAGCACGCCGGCGCAGAAGTTGCCGTCACAGGGAGCAATCCGCTGTCCACACAGGATGATGTCGCGGCTGCGCTTGTCGAGGAGGGCATTCATGTCTTTGCATGGCATGGATGCACCGAGGAAGAATACGCAGTGTTCCTCAACAAGGCACTCGACATCAAACCGGATATTGTCATTGATGACGGCGGCGATCTGGTCGATATGCTCCATACAACGCGGCGTGATCTTCTTTCCGGACTCATTGGCGGCTCGGAGGAGACGACGACGGGTGTGCATCGCCTAAAGGCGTTGGAGCGTCAAGGCAAGCTTGAGTTCCCGATGATTGCGGCAAATGACGCATACTGCAAGTATCTCTTTGACAATCGCTATGGAACAGGTCAGTCCACATGGGACGGCATCATGCGCACGACGAACCTCGTTATTGCCGGCAAGACGGTTGTCATCGCTGGCTACGGTTGGTGCGGCAAGGGCGGTGCGATGCGTGCACGCGGGCTAGGTGCCAATGTCATCATTACGGAAGTAGATCCGATCAAGGCAATTGAAGCCGTTTTTGATGGCTTCTATGTCATGCCGATGGACGAGGCGGCAAAGGTAGGCGATATTTTCCTGACACTTACGGGCAATAAGGATATTCTCTGCAAACGTCACTTCGATGTGATGAAGGACGGCGCTATGATGGCGAACTCCGGACACTTCGATGTTGAGATCAACATTCCAGAGTTGACTGAGGGCTCGACATCCAATAAAGTCGTGCGCGAGAATATCAGGGAATTCGTCCAGCCGGATGGGCGCCGTCTCTATCTCCTTGCAGAAGGCCGTCTTGTCAACCTCGCGGCAGGGGATGGACATCCCGCAGAGATTATGGATCTCTCGTTTGGTGTGCAATTCTTCTCAGCACTTCACCTTGTTCGACATGGAAAAGAGATGAAGAAGGGCGTACACCTTATGCCGGATGAGATCAACGTTGAGATTGCAAATATCAAGTTGAATTCTCTTGGTGTCGCCATTGATGAACTCAGCGCGGATCAAAAAGAATACCTCGGGCTGGCATAGGAGAGACTGTATTGAATACGCTGATCAAAAATGCCACTGTCCTTTTGCCTGACGGAACAACTCCGATTGCCAACATTGCCGTTACCGATGATCGGATTGCGGCCGTGGGAGACGTTCCGGAGGATTTCCAAGCGGATAAGGTTGTTGATGGGACGCAGCATTTTGCAATTCCCGGATTTGTCAACGCGCATACACACGCGTCCATGACGCTCCTGCGCAGCTATGCGGACGATATGAAGCTGATGGATTGGCTGGAGCAGATGATTTGGCCGATCGAAGCAAAGCTGCGTTCGGATGATATCTACTGGGGTGCAATGCTTGCGGCGGTCGAAATGATCCGCAGCGGTACGACGGCGTTTGCCGATATGTACGGGCCGGATATGGAGCGCGTTGCCGAGGTCGTTGAGGTCTCAGGTCTGCGCGGTGTGCTCTCGCGTGGTCTTATCGGTGTTGCGCCTGACAGTGACAAGAAGCTGGAGGAGAATGCCGCACTCTATGAGAACTATCATGGAGCGGCACAGGGGCGCATTACCGTTATGTTTGGCCCCCATGCTCTCTATACCTGTCCGCCGGACTATCTGAAAAAGATTGCTGCTAAGGCACAGGCTCTTGGTGCTGAGGTTCATATCCATATGTCGGAGACCGTGGGTGAGATTGAGAACTGCCTGAAGGAATATGGCAAGCGGCCGTTTGCCCATGTTGCTTCGACAGGTCTGTTTGAGAATGGAACGCTTGCGGCGCACTGTGTGCATCTGGATGATGAGGATATCGATATCATCAAGAAGTACCGGATTCGTGTTGCACATAATCCCGGCAGCAATATGAAGCTCGCCAGCGGAACAGCCCCCGTACCTCGTTTGTTGGAAGAGGGCATCTGTGTCGCACTCGGTACAGATGGGGCATCGAGCAACAATAATCTGGATATGCTGGACGAAGTACAGTTAGCAGCTCTGATGCACAAGGTGCATACGCTTGATCCGCTTGCCGTTCCTGCGCTCACTGCGGTCAAGATGGGGACGGAGTACGGTGCACAGGCACTTTCCCTCCACGATGTTGGTCGTCTGCAGGCGGGGGATAAGGCGGATATCGTACTCTTCTCCATGCACGGGGCGGCATGGACGCCGTGCTACAATCCCGTGTCACTCCTTGCGTACGCTGCGAAATCCTCATCCGTTGACACGGTGATGGTGGATGGAAAGCTCCTCATGGAGAATGGTGCACTCACGACCTTGGATGAAGAACACATCCTGTTTGAAGCACAAAAAGTTGCAGATCGCCTGACAAAATAGTATACTGATGTACCGTAGACAAAGGTGATTTCATTTGCTATGCCTCCGCCCTCTTAGGGCGGGGGCATAATGTGATATGGAGGGATTGTTGTTGGGCAAGAAAAGTTCTGGCCGACGAACGTCGCGGTCTGTTTCCGCCAAACGGAAGAGTACGGCGCCGAACGGATCAGGACGGAAGTATGAACTCATTGGTCTTATCCTTCTTGCGTTTGCTCTGATTTCAGGGGTTGGGATTCTCGGACTGAATGTTGGTTTTGTCGGCTTCTTTTTCGCGGACTTCTTTCGCTATCTCTTTGGTTGGGGCGCGCCACTCGCTCTTTTGATCATCGCCCTCATAAGCCTGCAATACATCATACATCATCGTGGGCTGCTCTATACAAAAAAATTCTTTGGTGTCATCGGCTTGTTCGTTTCACTTCTTGCCGTATGGCATCACGCTGTTGTTCCTGTTGACGAGGAGATACTCCCGCAGAATCTCGCAGATGGCGGGGGATTGATCGGCGGTGGGCTTCTCTTCCTGCTTCGCACCTGCTTTGGTGTAGATGGTGCAATTATTTTGCTGAGCACCATCATTGTCGGATCGGTTCTTTTGGCTACGACATGGTCGCTTGCCTCCGGCTATATGAAAACAAAAGAACAGGCAAAAAAAGGGGCAAATGCAGCGGGAGCAGCCCTCCAAACGACACGCGAAAAGGTGAGCGTGGCGGCAGAGAAAATCGAAACGAAAACATCGGCGATTGTCCATGATACCTTGTCTGCCGTTCCGTATAATCAGGCAAACGATCCCATGTTTGTGGAGGAACACAAAGAACCTGACCATCCGGCTATGGAAGAGAACGTGGAAACACCACCGCTTGAATCGGAAGCACAATCCGTTCCCTCTGAAGAAAATGAGGTGCATGAAGCAGAGCCCGTACAGGTACATGATGCTCCTGTTTCGGCAGCAGAGCCGATTCCTATAGAAGAAGAGCAGGAGGCTCTGACGCCGATTCTCTTTGACTATGAACACGAAATAGAAACACAAGATGACGATCCTGTTATGCCTGTGGCATCGTCTCCCATCAGCATGGATGAGAGCGTGTCATTGGAGGAAGAGCATACCGACGAGGCTGCGGAGTATACGGATGTTTCCGCCATCTCTTCGGAAGGCGTGATTGTTCCATCAATTTCCCCGTCTCCCGCACCTCCGAGTGCTGTCATCGCTGATGAGACTGGTGAGCGTCCCTATGAGCTTCCCAAAGTCACACATATTCTTTCCAAACATATCAAGAAAGAGAACGATACGCTGGCACAGGAAATCAAGGAAAATGCACATGTTTTACAGCATACACTTGAGAGCTTTCATGTGAATGCAAAGGTTGTCAGTTTTTGTCATGGCCCTGCAGTAACGCGATACGACCTTGAACCTGCACCCGGGGTGAAGGTGAGCAAGATCACGAATCTTGCCGAGGACATTGCACTGCAGCTTGCGACCTCCTCGGTTCGTATTGAGCCGGTTCCGGGAAAGGCGGCCATCGGCATTGAGATCCCAAATCGCACACTGGAAAGCGTTCAGCTCCGCGAGGTTCTGGAGAATCCGAAGTTTCAGGAGGCATCGTCTAAACTTACCGTTGGTCTTGGCATGGACATCAGCGGCCAAGCTATTTTTGCGGATATCGGAAAAATGCCGCATCTCCTGGTTGCAGGTGCAACAGGCTCGGGGAAATCCGTCTGCATCAACACCTTGATTTCGAGCATCCTGTTTAAGGCAACCCCCGATGAAGTAAAGTTCATTCTGATCGATCCGAAGATGGTGGAACTCTCGAATTACAACGGGATTCCACATCTCATGGTTCCCGTTGTGACCGATCCGAAAAAAGCGTCCTCTGTCCTGAATTGGGCAGTACAGGAGATGGAAAAACGCTATTCGATCTTCGCAAATCACGGTGTTCGTGACATCAAGTCTTTCAACCGCCGGTATCCGGAGGAAAAGCTCCCGCTCATCGTCATTGTCATCGATGAGCTGGCGGATCTGATGATGGTTTCACCGAAAGATGTGGAGGATGCCATCTGTCGTATCCTGCAAAAAGCACGTGCAGCGGGCATTCACATGATCCTTGCAACGCAGCGTCCATCGGTCAATGTCATTACAGGAATTATCAAGGCGAATCTTCCGTCACGCATT encodes:
- a CDS encoding DNA translocase FtsK, with the protein product MEGLLLGKKSSGRRTSRSVSAKRKSTAPNGSGRKYELIGLILLAFALISGVGILGLNVGFVGFFFADFFRYLFGWGAPLALLIIALISLQYIIHHRGLLYTKKFFGVIGLFVSLLAVWHHAVVPVDEEILPQNLADGGGLIGGGLLFLLRTCFGVDGAIILLSTIIVGSVLLATTWSLASGYMKTKEQAKKGANAAGAALQTTREKVSVAAEKIETKTSAIVHDTLSAVPYNQANDPMFVEEHKEPDHPAMEENVETPPLESEAQSVPSEENEVHEAEPVQVHDAPVSAAEPIPIEEEQEALTPILFDYEHEIETQDDDPVMPVASSPISMDESVSLEEEHTDEAAEYTDVSAISSEGVIVPSISPSPAPPSAVIADETGERPYELPKVTHILSKHIKKENDTLAQEIKENAHVLQHTLESFHVNAKVVSFCHGPAVTRYDLEPAPGVKVSKITNLAEDIALQLATSSVRIEPVPGKAAIGIEIPNRTLESVQLREVLENPKFQEASSKLTVGLGMDISGQAIFADIGKMPHLLVAGATGSGKSVCINTLISSILFKATPDEVKFILIDPKMVELSNYNGIPHLMVPVVTDPKKASSVLNWAVQEMEKRYSIFANHGVRDIKSFNRRYPEEKLPLIVIVIDELADLMMVSPKDVEDAICRILQKARAAGIHMILATQRPSVNVITGIIKANLPSRISFAVSSQVDSRTILDRGGAETLLGKGDMLFSPQGAPKPIRVQGAFISDEEVEMLLDFIRAQGQEISENEELIDFMESEAAEDERADADEVSVRYDELLPNAVELVMSTGQASSSNIQRRLGVGYTRAARLVDTMEELRIIGPSAGGNKPREILMTSEQAKELVKSLM